GTGTATGGAGATGAAGGAGGCATCTCTGTTGTAGGAGCGCTCAGCGTGTCTGGGAGAGAAGAAGAATGTGCATCAGTGTTCTTACCAACtaaaacaaataggcctatgtgGATATTTGACATGAAAATAtggaaaatatatttatatttgcatATACTAGATTCAGGAAGGAACTGTTTACTTGCTTTATATGCTACAATCATTAGTGTAGAATTAATTATCAATTAATTACTAACTGGTCATAGTGGTCATGATTCTCAAATGTAATGATGCAGCATAAGTTGAAATAAAAAGGATCGATATTAAATCATCATCATTACTATTAAAGCAGTAgagagcaacagcagcagcaacaataacaataatagtataGCATTCTTACAGTGGACCTTGTATGATATATTGCACAAGAGCTATTCAGTTTGGCATAGAGTTGGAACATGCGTCAGACTGCAGAAATCAGTGTCTGAGTGACTTACCTCAGACTGAGGCCCTCTGTTAGAGACAGGCAGAAGATTAGGCCTCCTAATATGCAGAGAACAGACCCCCCCCAGCCAATGAACAATGCAGCACCCAGCTCGAATCTGGTGGGATTGAGACAAATGTTAACACCATTGTGAGCACAGTGAGGTTTATTTTGTGTGTTGGGTTGATGTTATTATAGAAAAATACTAACTTTTGGGCGACAAACAAGGGATCAAAAAATTCAGATGTTATCCTGTGTGCGTAGAGAGAGCATGCAGTCAAGGAACAAAGACCTGCCCAGAAGAAGGTTATCAGATGTAAAATCTAATGTTACTTTTCACATCCTTTAATAAACTTGGGATGAGTTAAGTGAAGGGTTCACAGACTCCTACAATCATTCAAAGCCAATTTACAAATACCACCATTCAGGATGAAATTGAAGCCGGCCACACTGGCTATCCGGGCCTTTGTTGTTTCAGATCCTCCGATCTTGGTGCATTTCATCCCCACCAAGGCCAGAGTAGCCCCaaagaaacccaaacacacGGCAGCTATCATCAAACCACGACACACCTGTATGTATCCTGCAGtaatcagagagagaaagacagaaaagacaaaaaagctTGTTCAGTTTTAAGGTTTCAAAGTTTAAGGACACTCATGTAATTCATTTCAAAGGTGAGTATAGCTTcaggataggcctacattaatttCTCCAAGACATGGGATAATGAGGACATAGAATACACATGTCCCTCCGTAGCAGTCACATATGAAGGAGATTAATCATCAGGCCTATTACTCAATGCCACATGCTCCATACTGTTTACACAACTtcatgtaaaaaataaacaaacaaataaacaatacaAGCAACAGTCTTCATGAGAAATATGTACTGGTTTATATGGATGATTTCTTTTCAGTGAGCTTTCAATTTACAATAATGAATACAACATTCTCATATTTTACCTCTGTGTACTTCCAAAACGTTTGCTTTTCAAGGCCTTTTTAATTGCCAATATATGTAAAATTGTGCATTTATTTTCATGCAATATTTTAAAGTAATAGAATGGTGTACATTAAATTATAGTGTACCAATTGAAGTCTGTGAATATTGCCTGACACTAAATAGCCTAAAAAGTTTAGTCTTATCAAAGTCAATATTTCATTATCTAAACTGGAGCATGTGTCTAAATATGTTTCTCAAAAGATACTGTTATGTCACTGTGgaaacaatcaaattatttatttattgagttGTTCAGGTTTTTCCTTCCTACTCTGATTATTCAGTAAAATAAAGACTATTTGTTGTTTTGATTCATCATTAGCCCATAAAAAGAAATATAATGATCTGGAATCTGCTTGCTAAAATACTGCAAACTATAAATTCACACTCAATTGCAAATCTACTGTAGACATTCAGTGGCAgccataataaataaaaaataaattaacagaCCGTCTAATGCAAGCATGGAAGGGAAGTCTTTGCAGTTGGAGACCCCTGTTGAGTCAGTCACGCATGTCTTCCACAGATTTGACCAGAACGTTGCAGTTGTGATGACCGTCCCATCCACGGAGGAAACTTTCCAGTAGTCTGTAGCAACAGTAGAGGCTGTGAGTACCCATCCAGATATAGTCAACAGAAAGGCCATGATCTCGGTCATCATATTACTCATTTTGTTCAGGCTCAAACGTTGGTAAATATTCTCAGTGTGCTGACTTCACCTGACTTAGTTAAGTTATAGCAAAAGAGTGGCACTGTTGCACAGGATATGGAGCTGCTGTGCCTTATctgcaggagggggggggagagcccCTGGCAGCACTCTTGGCTGACCAATGGTCTTTTATTCCACACTGAATAGCCATCAACTCATTGCTctatcacacatatacacccacacacacagactgaccaCATCACTCTGCAGGGATTATGAATGACGCTCGGGGGCGATGAGTCTTATCAAGACGATCTGGCGAGTTAGAGAGCGGGACGTCATGGAGAAGTGAAGAGTCTCGCTAGCGGAGAAGAAGATGTGCAGAGAAAAGAGGCCAAGGTGGAGGTAAATTATGCCATTAAAGTTAGATGAGAGCTCCACCTATTGGTCAAAATTCACAGGAGagacatgggcggattatgaactttcaggcccctgggcccagatgtattaagggccccccatttattgttgtatatgtgggagggggggttggaaatgtttttttttttggaaatgtttttttaattagtttgatgtgatttcctgtattctggtgcattttggggatggccaatactaaattcaatcagattcatagcctacatcctgatttgttgatattgaggcaatgattctatgcaaaggcttgggcttcagggccccctgaccccttgggcccctgtgcctgggcccagtaggcccgtgcagtaatccatccctgaggaGAGGTTGCCTCACATGTGATAGACTGTGGTAGAGACTGGCGCAGTTTTAGTCATTAGTCATGTTGGAACACATTCATTTCTGGTAATGGAGCTTTGGTGTTGAAAATTAGAGCCCCCAAGACATGTTGTAGCCTAAACTGTATTCTTATAGTTTGTTGGAAATTCATacattatatgttattttaacttTTACCTGTCACccttttttttgtgtatgttctTTTCATGAATTCATTTTGTGTATATACGAAATTTATTTGTTAAGAAGTGGAAATGATGACACCTACTGTCTCTTTTGTGTACTAGCACTTGTAACCTCAACACCTTAGTTGCCAGATGGAGGCTTTTGATTGGTGGACTGCTAGTTCATAAGAAACTGTTCTTGTTTGATATCTGCTTAACTCCCAGAAGAAGGCATGTAGCCGAAACGCCATGGAGTTTTTTAGAAGGTTAacttgaccaagccatgataataaaggctttttaactttTTCAATAGAGAGTGCCTTGGAGTTTCTTGATTCTTGACATGTTGTAGCCTAGTTTAAAATTCCTGTTTAGAATTTTTCATTAGGTGATAGTAGTCAAAGGCTAGTGATTTGGACATACACCACTGCTAGGTTGAGCTTCCTATTGGGATGTGCTCTTTAGaacattggttcccaaagactgggtcgcgacccacgggtgggccgtaggagattttatttgggtcgccagcacaatttgtgttgtgtaataggcctagcttataccaTTTAACCAGGAAAGCTATCAGTTCTATTTCATAATTACAGACCGCCAGAGGCGATGAAAACATAGTGGAAGATATCATGCGCTCGCGCATTGGCTACGAGAACTTATTGATTGGTTGTCATCTGGTGACATCATGACGCTACAATATATAAGCCTACAGATTCGTCAtgatctttctctttttcattctAGCCTGGCTGAGAACTGTTTTTTTTACTTGAACTTGGGTTGAGTAGTACATGCTCCCCCATTAGCTGTTGTTTATCAACACAATCGGATTCGGAATCTTTGCGTCTCCCGACCGATAGCCTACCTTCGGCTTCCAGGATCTGGTCGGAGACGTTAACGTTACCGGCTTGTGGATATAGCAGTTACTGAACTCTTCTCTGGTAAGTACACTATTTCTGCCAGCGAGTACCTATTGGTATCCAGAGTTCCCTCGCTTGGTATTTCACTGCTATTCCCAACGAATACCCTTGGTGTCCAGGGTCACTTCGTTTGTTGACAGTAGTAGCTAACTTACGACCAGTGCTAGCTGCTACGAAGGTGAGTAAGCTACATTATCGGGCAAGCCAACAATTACTTCTATTCCAACGAACACCCTTGGTTTCCAGGGTTCCTTTGTTGGTGTAGATAATAGCTCGCAGCTATTTACATCTGCTATTCGTTGCTAGCCCCGCCTAGCTACAGTGGATATTGTGAATTAACGTTAGCTCGACTCTTGATTACCCGCCGTGTCAGCGTTGAACCTCCGTGACATGgaggtagatagatactttattgatccccaggggaaattcaaggtctatGA
The Alosa sapidissima isolate fAloSap1 chromosome 23, fAloSap1.pri, whole genome shotgun sequence genome window above contains:
- the cldn10a gene encoding claudin-10a; the encoded protein is MSNMMTEIMAFLLTISGWVLTASTVATDYWKVSSVDGTVITTATFWSNLWKTCVTDSTGVSNCKDFPSMLALDGYIQVCRGLMIAAVCLGFFGATLALVGMKCTKIGGSETTKARIASVAGFNFILNGLCSLTACSLYAHRITSEFFDPLFVAQKFELGAALFIGWGGSVLCILGGLIFCLSLTEGLSLRHAERSYNRDASFISIHQRHNPSTNLQKDPQDQGGTSRQFGRNAYV